In Phycisphaerae bacterium, one genomic interval encodes:
- a CDS encoding response regulator → MVETRILVVEDELIVAKDIQRGLEDCGFCVPAVAASGEDAVRLAGEHRPNLVLMDIVLDGEMDGIEAAERIHRSLDIPVVYLTAHGDEATADRAHASKPYGYVLKPYDEQCLCRTIRTALDRHGRDRREFSVRERMIRDMRAYLYAGSKRLDLRPVDCNVVFAEALGGLAAAIEAAGAKVARSVLPTVVADPAHMVLVFRHLIDNAIKFRSQEVPAVRVDARRQEDYWLFRVQDNGIGIDPSQADRVFDVLGRARAQDAQQGTGVGLAICKKIIERHGGSMWVRSAPGKGAAFCFTIPAD, encoded by the coding sequence ATGGTGGAAACGCGAATTCTGGTTGTTGAGGACGAACTGATCGTGGCCAAGGACATCCAGAGGGGGCTGGAGGACTGCGGCTTTTGCGTGCCGGCCGTCGCGGCCAGCGGCGAGGACGCGGTGCGCCTGGCCGGCGAGCACCGTCCGAATCTGGTTCTGATGGACATCGTGCTGGACGGCGAGATGGACGGCATCGAGGCGGCGGAGCGGATCCATCGAAGCCTCGACATTCCGGTGGTGTATCTGACCGCGCACGGGGACGAAGCGACCGCGGATCGCGCCCACGCGAGCAAACCGTACGGTTACGTGCTCAAGCCTTACGACGAGCAGTGCCTTTGCCGCACGATCCGCACCGCCCTCGACCGCCACGGCCGGGACCGCCGCGAGTTCTCGGTTCGGGAGCGGATGATTCGCGACATGCGGGCCTATCTGTACGCCGGATCGAAGCGTCTGGACCTGCGTCCGGTGGACTGCAACGTCGTTTTTGCGGAGGCGTTGGGCGGTTTGGCCGCGGCAATCGAGGCGGCCGGCGCGAAGGTGGCCCGCAGCGTGCTGCCGACGGTGGTGGCCGATCCGGCGCACATGGTGCTGGTGTTCCGGCATCTGATTGATAACGCGATCAAGTTCCGGTCGCAGGAGGTCCCGGCGGTCCGCGTGGACGCCCGGCGCCAGGAGGACTACTGGTTGTTCCGGGTTCAGGACAACGGGATCGGGATCGACCCGTCGCAGGCCGATCGCGTCTTCGACGTGCTGGGCCGGGCGCGGGCCCAGGACGCTCAACAGGGAACGGGCGTGGGCCTGGCGATCTGCAAGAAGATCATCGAGCGTCACGGCGGGAGCATGTGGGTCCGGTCGGCGCCGGGGAAGGGCGCCGCGTTCTGTTTCACGATTCCGGCCGACTGA